The following DNA comes from Diorhabda carinulata isolate Delta chromosome 3, icDioCari1.1, whole genome shotgun sequence.
aaattcttaaaacggctgttattgaattcatttatagTACAATGATGAACTCAAGCTGCATTTTGCCAGATGCAAGTGTCGTCTTCATATGGAATttcattcaatgaatttttaGCATTTTAATCTCAACTCagagatgaaaaataatattagtattcgttaccacaaataatttttttgaaaatatactccAATTTCAGTTCAAGCATCTCTATGATAATTGGCGTAATTGAAAGTGTACTAACATTTGCTCTCACAAAGGATAGGATAGTTTCAAACTTATCGAACTGCCAAGATTATTATACTGCATTATCGTATAGCGAAGCATGCTCTCcatgaaattgaatgaaatgatTTCACTGATATAATACTAATTcatcaataatttgattaatcaTTTCAATTCTCATTATACGAGATGTGGCTAAGTAACAAGACTAACGCTGCGCATGCGCCAAGGGATAACAACTCTCAGCCGTTTAGCATGAAGCCTACTCTTTCGAATGCGATGTCCACCGTGTCTGTAGATAAATAAGTGTAGCCGTTCCATTCGTGTGTATAGcagttgtttttttgttttgccgtAAAATGAAGCAACATGAAATGTCACCTGAAACTTGGAGAAACTGCAGCTGAAACTtaaaagttattgaaacaaGTATATggcaatgaatgtttatcgcgTTCACGTGCTTTTGAGTAGTTTAAGTGTTTAAGATGGCggagaagatgttgaagatgattcatGTTCTAGTCGCCCTTCCACGCCAAAAACGGATGATCTCATTCGATCTGATCATCGGCTAAGTATTCGACCGATTGCTGAATCTCTAGGAATTGACAAATAATTAGTGCAGTAAATAACACATCAAAATTTTAACATAcgaaaaatttgtgaaaagcTGATGCCTGAAATACTCACAGGAAGCTtgcaaatatatttgtattgacaTTTTGGATACTATTCAAAACGAATCAAACTTATAAGAAAAGGTATAACGAATCAGATGCATTAAAAGTAACAATATTTACGTCTGTTGAAGCTGTGAAAGGAAAAGAGGCGCGCGTACTGAAGGGACTGAcagaaaatgtatatattgaAGGTCATTATAAGTAAATAAGTGAAAAACAGTActcaaaaagaattttctacattaaatcatttttacaacCGCTTAGCTAATCATATCCATTCAAGAAGAAATGTCATATGGTTAGGTTTGTTCGCGGTAGATATCCTGAACTTTTTCTTTCAACAGATGCATGCGCATTGTCAAATCATGCGTTCGCGGTGCTAAGGAACCATTTTCAGGATTTGAAATCCTGTGTTCGTGGAGCACAGATTTCTAATTCCGAGCGTGCTCTGAATACGTCCAATGTATCCTTGGACATGGGTAAGGATTTTTAATCTGACGCATGTGTTATTTGTTATATTCACCACGAAATAACCTTTAACCTATGTAGTTTTCTATGTaattgtatttagaaaaaacgTATTAGTTGACTTTATATTcacaaatatcaagaaaaaaccTTCGGCTAgttaattatacacattttattCTCCTAGCtagttttgaattcaaattacaattttagATGTTCGTGGAGGAATGTATGTTCAGAACATATTCTGAACAAAGCATGCGCATTTGACATTTCCAGAAGGTAATCATAATACATTGGGAATGTCTAAATCATCTACCGCGAACAAAGCGGTTTCTGTTCTTTGATTGTCAGTCCGGAGAAAAtgaatttccaaatttcattGCATTAGGTTCGAAAATTTGATCGTCATGTTTTTTTCTAcacttattttgttttattaatatttatgctTGGCCACAGTGAAAAATAGTATATCTTTTGAGTATTAACTTACTCGTAACTCTTAATCTTAAAAGATTATAGTGAGTTGAACATTTTCCAATACTATACTACGCAATAAGGAAAAAAGCAAAAAGTACTTTGCAATATATGTACGGTTACAGTTGATAGTTAATACCCAGCTTCGTTAAAATTATatcctaaatttttttttcagatttttccaCAGAACCAAATACATTCCTTGTTTTCATTACCTTTCTACTGAAAAATCAATCAACTAATTATTGCCCTTTGAATCACTGTTTATCAATTTAGGATGGGAGTTTCTTTGGGTATTGGTACTGAGATGTATAGAGAAATATCCACAATTTGGATATCATTTTTGTCAGTTAATACACATGCTGAAATATATCTTTACGCGAGTAAAATggtatttggaaaaaatggcCTTCAAATCGATTCAAATCTTGTTTGAGCtatgaatatattattcatCCATAACCTCAAACAAAACAGAGATCAATATATAGGTGAATATTTTCTGTTCGTGTCATCAAAACCAATATTGGAAGTGAGATACTTACCGAAATACTTTGAATCGATAAATCCTCGAATCAAAACTTTCTGATTTGAATAAAAGtgattgatatttttgtgataattttaatGAGGATGGTGCTAAATTGATCAGAAATATACTCACTACTTACTAGGTTTTGTGGTGATGTACAACGGTATTGTATTAAAACTCTGTAATTGATTACTACCTATTGTTATAGAAAACTAATCACTTCTTTTAAACTCTAGGTTGGTGAAGACGTCGAAATTAGTCCAAATGGTGCTGAAGTGGATGACCTGGAAAGTAGAAATTTAGGTTATGAAGGAAAATTGGAAAAGTACATAAAAACACACGATGTTACCTTTAAACTACCACTTCTTGGTACTGTAAGGcttaacacaaaaaatttagataatgaAGAAATGGGATTGAGTATTAAATATGGCACAAATGCAGTAGAAGAAGGTATGTGGAAATTACTAAAAGTGATAGAAAATTAAGAGATATTCAGTTTTGCAATTAGTAATTGTGCAGTTAGTTGATTTCATATATGTATCACTATTAGATTCatcatttccaatttttcgtatttgtatgAATGTATTTTCAGCGGcgtatgttttcaaattttcttcatcttGTACCATGTCCGTGATTAGACGTAGGGTACATCTCACTTCTATCAGTTTTTATATCTCACTTCAATCTACTGTGCATCTCTCATAGCTTGCATTATCTATAGCTATAGCTATAATTCTAATAAACAACAGTATTTGTGTCATCTTCAAGGACGTTACCTCTAGTTCCTTCTACAAGTTTCTTGTTCGAAGTATCCCTTGAGTTTGATTGCAATGAAAAATTGGAACTAAGTAAAAAATGTGTTCTTAAATAATGTAGATAGAACTACTTACGATCGACGGATCTGATCAACTATATTGAAAAGCTATACTATGCAAAATAATTTGCCAGTGTTTTCCGATAAGCGCACCGAATTTGGAAAATTGGATTTGGGATTCAACTCTAAACGTTTTGTTAAACATCAGAGCAATAATTTAGTTGATCACGGCGTCTAGCTACATTAGAATTGACttccaaaacttttttcttactAATACCAAACACATATTATGAGCAAtgaaataacaacaaaacaatAACTTCGTCTAGAAACCTTTACATTTAATCTACCTGAAAAAACAACAGATAAATTGACACACTCTTAGATGTGCTCTTGATATGTTTACCCCCAAATTACAATTACATTTCGATGACGACATTCAGTCACCATTTTTCCTACTTGGaagttaaatttattgaaagaccTCGTCCAAAATTAGTAGAATCTTCATTACATTTCGCCAATATTCTAATTACTGTACCACTCACAGTCACTTGCCGCTATTAGATTTCGTGACATTTTGATGTACCCGGAAcaggaaatttcaatttaatagatattctattttttttaattcaaaactttgagaaaattgaaaagagCTAGCAAAATGGAGCATGTGGTTCAAACTTGTTGACAGGTGAGGCAGAAACTGCCTTAGCTTAGTGGATAatatgttataaaataaaaggtttCAATACAGTAGGACTGTGCTACACTTAATTTAGACTAAGATTAAAACGAGGTTGTAGTGTAATAGAAATGGACAAATATTCTTCACTTATAATACGTGGAGATGAATTATTTTCGatcattattttctaaataggATTTTTTGATTACTGCTAATGTTTTACAATGTAAAGTTTTAGATGAAATTAATACCTGAAAAGATAACAAACAgcggtatattttttctaattattttcttcattttcaggTAGAAAATCGAAAGTGAAGAAGATTCTCACCCCAATTTTGACAATCTTTCTTCTGAAAGGAATGACTTTGATACCTTTTATTCTTGGAACAATGGTCTATAAAGCATGGAATGCATTGAcactttcaattatttctttcgTGGTATCTTCAGCTTTGGCCATTTTCCAgttatgtagaaaaattgctgAGAATAATGCTCAAGCTCATCTAGCTGCACATGCAGCTTGGGATGAGCATGCATTGAAACACGCAAGAAACTTCGAAGCAAATCCAGAAGCTCAAGAATTAGCTTATTCGGCATATAAGCAGTAGTTCAGATTCTTTgttaacttatttatttatttgagtccagttaataaaaaacatcaaatgaaTTATTCTGTTTTCCTAACTCCTactctatttatattgatagCAAGAAGGTCCACAAGATGGGATTCGACCGACGAAAACGTCAGAGTATGAATacaaattagtagaaatagtacaaaaatatgCTCAGTAGGGACTGATGAAAACAAAGACTGATTTGAATAGAATTTCAACACCGACGACTATAGCTAGTAAAATAAAGGATTTTACATATCATGGAACTACAATAAGGTAAGAACTGATAATAGAAAAGATGGAGGCATATGTTTACATGCCACCCAAGTCGCTGAGGTACCTGATAAGACTAGTACTTGAGACATAAACGATAACAATGGCTAACGGATTAGCGATTGTGAGACCGAGACaagaaaggaaaatatttgGACCGATGTTTCAGGATACAATAGGTCACTATAGAACAAAAACAAGCAAAAAGGTTCATTCTTATATACGTATATAGTGAAAAATGAAGATCTAATGACTCTTATGGGCAGGCGACGTCAGACATTCCCCTGACGATAACAATACGAATTGTATAGAAAAAATCCTAAATGGAAAACACCATATCGAGAATAGCGAAATATCTCAAGCCGACAGACATGGACTATTGGTCCGAGACATTTGGAAACCCGCCCAGGAAAGAGATATTTATTTGAtctttctaataattcaaaccATCTTCTAACAATTTGTGCACCaaacaaaattgataaagatTCCCTTGAGgccaaaaattttttacattgcaAATAAAAAGTGCGttgttttttgcaaaaatatattgtactatgtgttttgaataatattatatgaagtcaaaaatcatttttgaaataatatatgtcaaaatgcttttgaacaattttctacaaatgtGTGTCTCAGATGAAATTATATGTGTTGACGTTGTAGGCTCCAAATACGTCAATACATTccaatcaaaacaaatatatcatGAAAGATTCAAATTTTGCTGTGGAGCGGAATACATatagaatatgaaaatttatgttgaaaaatctGGCGGAACATCTTGGCCAAAACAGAACAATTTTACAGAcaattataatacaaatttggAGTTACAGAAAAGCTGCTAGGAAACCAATCCATTTATTGAGAACATTGCAAAAATTAGGGTAGAACTTCTAATACACGTTGTACAAAAGAAGctgaagaaacaagaaattacGAGCAGAAAAAACGAAACAGGAATTAGAATCCTAAAATGGAAGGATAACCGTGATGTGTTGATGCTTTCTACAAAGCATGCTAATGAGACAGTAAGCATTGACAGGAGTGGTTTTATAGCCTCACGCCGTGGTAGAGTATAACAAATCTTTTATAGATCTGTCTGATTAAATGGAGAGTTGCAACACTTCTTTGAGAAGGACACTGAAGTGGTATAGGAAAATTGCTATTGAGCTGTTACTAGATACAGCAATGGTTAATGCCCATATTCTTCatagatgaataaaaaaaataatatagctACCACTGATTTTCAAATCTGTGTAACAAATAAGTTACTGGAGACAGAAACTACGGATGCTGCTGATAAAGAGGCactaatatcaaaaaaaccCCATTACCTAGTGAAGAAAGAAGGTGAAAAGAGATTGTGTAGGACGGAGtgagcaaaaataaaaaaaattattgtaaaatccAAAGTAAAAAGAGGATTACTTTTGCAGTGTTTGTCTGGAAAACCATATTATTCaatttcgtgtttttttggcaaaatataattaattatgatTAATCGGGTTTAAAggttatggaaaaaattgaatggagaaATTGTAGTATAATGTTTCAAGGATCAAGGATACCCCAACCAAACTGTAAAACTCATTCAAATACGGTCCCTTGAGTCGTGGAGATGGTTCGAAATAAAATAAGTCGTGCTTATAGGGCTTATAGGACCGCTCCGGGCTGGTCAGAAAGTTCGATTGCGGGCATATAATTGCATAGATCATTAATTGTTTTGcgttgataaaatattattaattatcatatttattgatcTGTATATCAATAATTGTGATTATAAATTATactttattatcataaaaaatttaataaatggaaATAGAAAGTTATGCACTTTGAATAAAATCAGGTGGACTTTGTCCAATATAAAGTTATCAGAATATCAAAGTAAATCTGGATTTTTAGAGATTTTGCAATTCTCCATACACAATGATAGTTTTGAACtaggtcttggtcttggtcttggtcttgcagtGTGAAAATACACAATGATAGTTTTGGTCTTGGTCTTGAATAAGTGGTCTAGGTCTTGAATGTATGGCTTAGTCTTGATCTTGCAGTGTGATAAGTGATTTTGGTATTGCAGAGTTCAGTCTCTgctttgtaaaaataataaagctcAATTAGAAAATTACGAAACATTTCTAAAGGTGTgggaaaaaactattttaggTACTACTTTTGCTATTAAAAACACCAACCAAATTACACAGCATAGCTGCTTGCGACAAAACAAAGACAACTGTTGcattttttgaatacattttagTGGAAATTTTCCCTCtaaatttcgattaaaaaatttgactttaGAATTGAGAGCTATgtttgaacaaacaaaaattacaaaaaaaaacctcAAGATCGTAAAAGTCTTGGATACTTTGACTTGGTCTTCTATAAGTCGTGGACTGCTTGGTCTAGGTCTTCATCTTGCTTTTTCTGCAAAACCGTAAAATCAACAATAGTCTCGCTCATCACTAACCAAATTATTACTGATTACTGAACATAGTaggaaatgtaaataaaatagaaataagagTGAAAACTTTCAATTACGGATGAGGTTTTACTGTTAAATATGGCTATAAGGCTCTATGATGACACAACTCTTCAATGACTTTCTAAGACATTTTGCTCAGTATAAATCGAACGAGTCTACACTTCTTGTGTTTAATGGAGCTACAAGCCATTTAGATTTTACCATTGCTGAAACAGCAGAGTTTTTTGGTTGTCACTTTATTCTGTTTGCCTTCAAATACAACGCACGAGCTCCAGCCATTGAATAAGGCTGTATTTTGCTCTTTTGAAGCAAACTGGGATCATGAACTTTTGAGATACTAGGATACCTTCCCACAAAGAAGCCTGAACAAGAACATAATATTTTCCCGTGTATGACGCCGGAAAATATTGTGAGCAGATTTACAGCGACAGGATTGTCCCCTCTAAATCCTGACGCAATACCTAATGCCGCATTCGCACCTTCTTTAGTAACACAAAGACCCTTATCCcatgaaataaatgaaagtcTTCCGAGTTCACACGATGAAAATGTCCCACTGGCGACTTTAATTAGAAGAAGCAAACCAATTCCCCAGCAATCTTCTCCAACTAAGACAATGAATACGTCTTTTCAGGAAATACTTCCGATTCCTATCGAAGGAAAGAATGTTGGGGAGACTGGGGTTAGGCGAAAGGCGCAGCAAGTAACAAAAAGCCTTTTCACGGAGGGACATGGCCAAGCAGCTAGGGAATATCCAACTTCGAAACTTTCAGTTCCGTCAACTTCCAAACAACGAAGGTCGATCCCACAGTCCATgtttcctttttatattttactttttctatgaattagaattagttcaatattttgtaaactcatcttgaataaattaaacTGACATCAATATTCTTTAAGTTTGAAGATTTTTACTGTGGACCATATAATCCGACCAGATGTGTAATATGGCCCAAGTGTAATACATTGAAGTATTGCATATAACTCTTCTgtgaatcattttttattatgctaaattgtatatatatatatatatatatatatatatatatagagagagagagagagagagattatCTACATACTGacatattatattgataaaaattgtccGACCAAGCAccatagttttaataaaaaataaacaaatatattgagGTGGGCCCTATTTGCCTCCACTACCTTactttattttgtgattttacttattatttccTTAAATATGTACTCCTCCTTTAACTTTACAATGCTAACAACGATCTATACGAAccttatattatttgaaacagtTCTCGAAAACTTCTTCTATCAACTACTTATTTCAAGTCGCGTGTCCTTAACTGTATCACAGTCTCAATGGACTCAAATCTTGTTCTTTTCAGTATAGATTTCATTCTAAACatgttttcattcttttctataaatttggTTATTTCACATGGCATTCAAGGTATTTctagaaacatttggaaaacTTCTTCTTGCTCAAACATAGAATTTCAGGCACTATGCTAGAaacttatttctttataataaaatcaccATGTTTAATTTGCGTATGGTTTCTTCATCAAATTCTACAGTTCAAGCAATCGCACGAATACCAATGCATACTGAAAATTGAGACCAGATGTCGAATTTTAGTTTCCAATATTATTTGACGGAAATAAGCTTTCCTGGTTGTAGAGGTAAGGTATATATTAAAACCTATTTATCAATATGTAGAACATTCTATGGCTAATTATTCAACTCAAATGGTCACACATATTAGATATTAGGGGTAACtcatatacaaaataatatactgCTCACAGactgaattaaataaaattattcgcTTTTAGAATTTGCAAAACCGGAtagattgaaaattgaattcgAATTTTTTCTTAGCATTTGATTCCTATGACGAAGATTCAAGAAGGTTTTTGAGGGAGTTTTCATGGAGTTTTTATGCTAAATATTAGTGGATCAGAAGTCGCAAGAAACCTGTTTAAAAGATCTTCTACTTTAATAAAAGTTTCctggaaaatttttcacttgATTGACTAAATATCTTTTCGAGATATATTCC
Coding sequences within:
- the LOC130891503 gene encoding uncharacterized protein LOC130891503, encoding MTGFKVCFVLVLVSSTWASPIASKEKASDFEDDPIGYVQDSIADFFDNIFSQDNVQVGEDVEISPNGAEVDDLESRNLGYEGKLEKYIKTHDVTFKLPLLGTVRLNTKNLDNEEMGLSIKYGTNAVEEGRKSKVKKILTPILTIFLLKGMTLIPFILGTMVYKAWNALTLSIISFVVSSALAIFQLCRKIAENNAQAHLAAHAAWDEHALKHARNFEANPEAQELAYSAYKQ